Below is a window of Sulfitobacter sp. THAF37 DNA.
TGATCGACCCGAAATAGGACGAGACGGAAAACATCCGTTCCAGATTGCCCCTCCCGCAAGCCATCAGCCCGTTTTCCTCCAGCGCGCAGGACAGACGCACCGCCTTGCGGTGCAGCCCGCGCCTGCCGAACTGACGATTGAAATTCACGGCATCCTGCCCCACCAGCGACACCAGCACCGCCTCCGCGCCCGAGGCTTCGACCCGGTCCACCAGACCCGACAGGCTGGGCAAACCGAAAGGGACGTAACACTCCATCGCCAGGTCGACACCTGCCGACTTGAGAAAGCTCTTGGCCAGCGAATGCGAACTGCGTGGCCAGACATAATCGTTGCCCACCATCGCCCAGCTGCGCGGCCGGTACTTGGCCTGCAGCGCCGCCATTGCCGGGGCCAGCTGTACCGCCGGCGTCTCGCCGATGGCGAACAGGCCCGGCGTCGTCTCTCCGCCCTCGTAAAGCGGTGTGTAGATATAGGGGATGCGCTGGCGCACCACCTTGGACAGCCGTTGGCGCACCGCGCTCAGGTGCATGCCCACGATGGCGTCGATGGCGTTCAACTCGATCAGGTCGTTCACCGTCTCTTCGATCGGCTCATCCGCCTCGACGGCGGCGTCTATCATGATCAACTGAACCCGCCGCCCGCCGATCCCGTCTTTGCGGTTCAGCTCCGCCGCCGCGACCTGTGCGCTGGAAATGCAGGACGGCGCCCAGATCCCCGCCGAGCCGCACATGGGGATCAAGAGCGCCACGCGAAAGCTGCCGGAGGCGGCCAGAAGACCGCTTGCGCGGAAATCCGCCAGCTCGATGGGCAGTGCAGCGTCTTCTTTCTTGTGTCCCAGCGCCCGTCTCCCCGGATCAGGATGACAACCCTCACATTCCAATTGAAGCCAGTTTCCAAGTCAACTATTTTAAGAGCCGAGCAACCAGGCGGACCGATGACCAAAGAGCCGATGACTTTCGAAAGACATTTGTCCTACGCGCTCGAAGCGGCGCATCGCACGGTCAGCACTTCGCTGGCGGCACGGCTCAAGGCGCATGGCCTTCAGATCCCCGCCTGGCGCGTGATGGAATGCCTGGACAGCGACGAGCGTCTGACCATGGGGGAACTGGCCCGGCGGGCCCTGCTCAACCCCCCCGCATTGAGCAAACTGGTGGACCGCATGGTATCCGAAGGGCTGGTGCATCGTCAGATTTCTGCCGTGGATCAGCGTCAGGTCAACCTGCTGTTGACCAACCTGGGCCGCCGCAGGATGCTGCAGATCCGCGAGGACGCCGAGGACCAGAACCGCGCCCTGGTCGAACTGCTCGACTCCAAAAACGGCGAGACGTTGCGCAAATTGCTGTCGAAACTCGCCTGACGCTCGCTGAACCGAGGCGCGGCATCCTGACAGTCACGCGTTGCCGACCGTCCGGTACCGACCCTAGCCTGCTGACGGCAGCCGCTGCGGATCGGTACAGACACAGATAACTTCCGCTTCTTCCGCACCGGTGCTCAGATAGGCGTGACCCATCGTACTGTCGAGGTAGATGCATTCCCCGCTCTGCAGGGTCACGGGCGCG
It encodes the following:
- a CDS encoding MarR family winged helix-turn-helix transcriptional regulator — translated: MTKEPMTFERHLSYALEAAHRTVSTSLAARLKAHGLQIPAWRVMECLDSDERLTMGELARRALLNPPALSKLVDRMVSEGLVHRQISAVDQRQVNLLLTNLGRRRMLQIREDAEDQNRALVELLDSKNGETLRKLLSKLA
- a CDS encoding substrate-binding domain-containing protein; translated protein: MECEGCHPDPGRRALGHKKEDAALPIELADFRASGLLAASGSFRVALLIPMCGSAGIWAPSCISSAQVAAAELNRKDGIGGRRVQLIMIDAAVEADEPIEETVNDLIELNAIDAIVGMHLSAVRQRLSKVVRQRIPYIYTPLYEGGETTPGLFAIGETPAVQLAPAMAALQAKYRPRSWAMVGNDYVWPRSSHSLAKSFLKSAGVDLAMECYVPFGLPSLSGLVDRVEASGAEAVLVSLVGQDAVNFNRQFGRRGLHRKAVRLSCALEENGLMACGRGNLERMFSVSSYFGSITTDANAGFKERYFGLHGDAAPALNAIGQSTYEGLHYLAALLRDYPAVWHLRSSRDILPVIHPSGRSYARDAGLKRPDVYLARADGVQFSDFKLL